One Helianthus annuus cultivar XRQ/B chromosome 12, HanXRQr2.0-SUNRISE, whole genome shotgun sequence genomic region harbors:
- the LOC110894658 gene encoding protein NLP2 → MSSNIFTFENSSNSPMDFSYMDELLLDGCWLQTTNESQILNNNPSASNPPFDPSFQWPKLESNIEKPVSNDQERESPKSHVKSLINSPNPSEFFFESSKQWWIAPMASSGSSLSVMERLIYAIDSIRRYAIDKHALIQVWLPETREGNKVLSTSRRLFSLDLNCPQLSYYRNVSESYHFPAEGDAKENVGLPGRVFMEKVPEWTPDVRLFKIEEYSRVSHAQEHDVRGSFAIPVFDHDVKNCIGVVEVVMTTQKSKYTLEIQSLCNALEAVDLRSSEVSNTQNIKVSGGFYHPALPEILEALKCACMKHNLPLAQTWIPCINQGGKGGCRHSDENLIRCISTVDSASYVSDHRFKDFQEACSEHHLFIGQGVVGKAFTTSEPFCYSPDVTAYLKAEYPLAHHAKIFDLHAAVAILVRTKYAPAVDFVLEFFLPADCKNPEEQKAMINSLLVIIRKVCGGLRIVAEMELQEDGVHKGLLVASDTEPVPKKEETNGHSHGPGSGSGSGSGSGSELEKRRAGAKLEKTITLEMIRQQFAGSLKEAAKNIGVCPTTLKRICRQHGIQRWPSRKIKKVDHSLKKIQLVMESIHGGSGSFQIRSLYSNFPKLASPNPSTTTHSPYPATNIETFDSKPMDSTIVTTSCSLSSSSGHSLSGDTHNVPSFNEVTNDGALKRTKSDADIHASNNPDKEPKIFLRSQSHKVLNEPLTTKLKSIPDGILPIKCENHPPKPREGNLWRVKVTFGEEKLRFRMQKYWGYSELLQEITKRFCLNDTSRYQLKYLDEDNEWVLLTCDADVEECLDVYKSFKKSGTIRLTLREPQLRVGSSVGSNQTKTEIFSYGIL, encoded by the exons ATGAGTAGTAACATTTTCACATTCGAAAATTCATCGAATTCGCCTATGGATTTCAGTTACATGGATGAACTCTTGTTAGATGGATGTTGGTTACAAACAACTAACGAATCTCAAATCTTGAACAATAATCCCTCTGCTTCCAACCCCCCTTTTGATCCATCATTTCAATGGCCCAAATTGGAATCCAACATCGAAAAACCGGTGTCAAACGATCAAGAAAGAGAATCGCCAAAATCCCATGTCAAAAGCCTCATTAATTCACCAAACCCCTCTGAATTTTTTTTCGAATCAAGCAAACAATGGTGGATTGCACCAATGGCAAGTTCTGGCTCTTCATTATCTGTGATGGAAAGATTGATTTATGCTATTGATAGCATTAGACGTTACGCGATTGACAAGCATGCACTTATTCAAGTATGGCTACCAGAAACTAGAGAAGGAAACAAAGTTTTAAGCACAAGCCGACGGCTTTTCTCTCTTGATTTGAATTGCCCTCAGCTTTCTTATTACAGAAATGTATCAGAAAGTTACCATTTTCCAGCTGAAGGGGATGCTAAAGAAAATGTAGGACTGCCCGGAAGGGTATTTATGGAAAAAGTACCCGAGTGGACTCCTGATGTTCGGCTTTTTAAGATTGAAGAGTATTCGAGAGTTTCTCATGCTCAAGAACATGATGTTCGTGGGAGTTTTGCGATTCCGGTTTTTGATCATGATGTTAAGAATTGCATTGGTGTTGTTGAGGTTGTTATGACTACTCAGAAGAGTAAATACACTCTAGAGATTCAAAGCCTTTGTAACGCTCTTGAG GCAGTTGACCTCAGGAGTTCCGAAGTTTCAAACACACAAAATATCAAAGTAAGTGGTGGCTTCTATCATCCTGCATTACCGGAGATTCTTGAAGCCCTTAAATGTGCATGCATGAAGCATAATCTACCACTAGCTCAGACATGGATTCCATGCATCAACCAAGGTGGAAAAGGTGGTTGCCGCCACTCCGACGAGAATTTAATCCGCTGTATCTCCACGGTTGATTCTGCTTCATACGTATCTGACCATCGATTTAAAGATTTTCAAGAAGCTTGTTCTGAGCATCACTTGTTTATAGGTCAAGGTGTTGTGGGTAAAGCTTTCACAACCAGTGAGCCGTTTTGTTACTCGCCTGATGTCACCGCATACTTGAAAGCCGAGTACCCGCTTGCTCATCATGCTAAAATCTTTGACTTGCATGCTGCTGTGGCTATACTAGTCAGAACCAAGTATGCTCCCGCGGTTGACTTTGTGTTGGAATTTTTCTTGCCTGCTGACTGCAAGAATCCTGAAGAACAAAAAGCAATGATTAATTCGTTGTTGGTTATTATACGAAAGGTTTGCGGAGGCTTGAGGATCGTTGCGGAGATGGAGTTGCAGGAAGATGGTGTTCACAAAGGTTTACTTGTAGCTTCCGATACTGAACCTGTGCCAAAAAAAGAAGAAACAAATGGTCACAGTCATGGTCCGGGGTCGGggtcaggctcaggctcaggctcgggTTCAGAACTAGAGAAACGACGTGCTGGTGCTAAGCTGGAGAAAACTATCACCTTAGAAATGATAAGGCAACAGTTTGCTGGCAGCTTGAAAGAGGCTGCCAAGAATATCGGtg TTTGTCCAACGACTCTAAAACGGATATGCAGGCAGCATGGGATACAACGATGGCCATCTCGAAAGATCAAGAAAGTCGATCACTCACTAAAGAAGATCCAACTTGTAATGGAGTCGATCCATGGCGGGTCGGGTTCGTTTCAGATCAGGTCTCTCTATTCAAATTTCCCGAAACTTGCATCACCCAACCCATCAACAACTACCCATTCTCCCTATCCAGCTACAAATATTGAAACCTTCGACTCTAAGCCCATGGACAGCACCATCGTGACCACTTCATGCAGCCTGAGTTCGAGTTCGGGCCATTCTTTATCTGGTGACACCCACAACGTACCAAGCTTCAACGAAGTTACCAATGACGGAGCTCTAAAAAGAACCAAAAGCGACGCAGATATTCATGCATCGAACAATCCAGACAAAGAACCAAAGATCTTTCTAAGATCTCAGAGCCATAAAGTGCTGAACGAGCCTCTCACTACTAAACTAAAGAGTATCCCCGATGGAATATTACCTATTAAATGTGAAAATCATCCCCCTAAACCACGTGAAGGCAATCTTTGGAGGGTAAAAGTGACGTTTGGTGAAGAAAAGTTACGATTTCGGATGCAAAAATATTGGGGTTACAGTGAATTGTTGCAAGAAATTACAAAAAGGTTTTGCTTGAATGATACCAGCAGGTATCAATTAAAGTATCTCGATGAGGATAACGAATGGGTGTTACTAACTTGTGACGCTGACGTAGAAGAGTGTCTTGATGTTTATAAGTCGTTTAAAAAAAGTGGCACCATTAGGCTCACTCTTCGTGAGCCACAACTTCGTGTCGGTAGTAGTGTGGGTTCAAACCAAACTAAAACCGAAATATTCAGTTATGGAATATTGTAA